Below is a window of Candidatus Zixiibacteriota bacterium DNA.
GAGCCTTGCTCATCGTTTTCCGACAGCGCGAAAAACACATTTATGTGCTACTTCTTTTTCGCCTCAATCGTTTTGCGCAACCAGGCGATCGCATCGGTCGTCGGTGCACCCGGCGTAAAAATGTGCGCCACACCAAGTTTCTGCAACTCCTCCTTGTCGTCGTCCGGGATGATGCCGCCGCCGAACAACAAAATGTCCGATGCGTCCTTGGCTTTCATCTCATCCAGAATGGCCGGGAACAAAGTCATGTGGGCACCGGAAAGGATCGACACGCCGATAGCGTCGACATCCTCCTGCACGGC
It encodes the following:
- a CDS encoding cobalamin B12-binding domain-containing protein, producing MPDKIRVLLAKPGLDGHDRGIKVIAAAFRDAGMEVIYTGLRQTPQMIVDAAVQEDVDAIGVSILSGAHMTLFPAILDEMKAKDASDILLFGGGIIPDDDKEELQKLGVAHIFTPGAPTTDAIAWLRKTIEAKKK